In the genome of Aureimonas sp. OT7, one region contains:
- a CDS encoding type IV toxin-antitoxin system AbiEi family antitoxin domain-containing protein: MSEQNAGKLKQLERLLPEGLLVDSAWLSARDYYTSLRTKYVASGWLEQPARRVYRRPRGQLSWQQVIISLQTLLDHRLVVGGRTALELQGYAHYVSQGSSKVYIHGPTKPPNWLAALPLKEEFVYRNSTPLFGSDLDDVDFPSLVPGAGKQGDRPLQEAGLRSLAWGQWDWPLTVSAPERAILELLDELPDHESFHQVDVLMEGLSDLAPRRLQKLLVRCRSVKVKRLFFFFADRHRHAWLKHIERAAIDFGSGKRMLFKEGRYDPVYQITVPKELDEAP, translated from the coding sequence ATGAGTGAGCAAAACGCAGGAAAGCTGAAACAGCTCGAGCGCCTCCTCCCGGAGGGCTTGCTCGTCGATTCCGCGTGGCTCTCCGCGCGTGACTACTATACTTCGCTGCGCACCAAATATGTCGCCTCGGGCTGGCTCGAACAGCCGGCACGCCGGGTCTATCGACGCCCCCGCGGACAGTTGAGCTGGCAGCAGGTCATTATCTCGCTCCAGACGCTCCTCGACCATCGCCTTGTCGTTGGCGGTCGGACAGCTCTCGAACTGCAAGGCTATGCCCACTACGTCTCGCAAGGCAGTTCTAAGGTCTATATTCACGGTCCAACCAAGCCTCCCAACTGGCTCGCCGCGCTGCCACTCAAGGAGGAATTCGTCTACCGCAACAGCACACCGCTTTTTGGGAGCGACCTGGACGATGTTGACTTCCCTTCCCTCGTTCCGGGTGCCGGCAAGCAAGGCGACCGGCCTCTCCAGGAGGCCGGACTGCGCTCCCTTGCCTGGGGACAATGGGATTGGCCGCTTACGGTTTCAGCACCGGAACGTGCCATCCTCGAGCTTCTCGACGAACTGCCCGACCATGAAAGCTTCCATCAGGTCGACGTGCTCATGGAGGGCCTGAGCGATCTTGCTCCGCGACGGCTGCAGAAGCTGCTTGTCCGCTGTCGAAGCGTAAAGGTGAAGCGCCTCTTCTTCTTCTTTGCCGATCGGCATCGCCACGCATGGCTCAAACACATTGAGCGCGCTGCAATCGATTTTGGCTCGGGCAAGCGCATGCTGTTCAAGGAGGGGCGCTACGATCCCGTCTATCAGATCACCGTGCC
- a CDS encoding site-specific integrase — MLTDAALKSLKPKAKMYKVSDRDGMYVRVAPSGAISFSLDYRLNGRRETVYLGRYARDGISLARARELCIDARRAITEGRSPAIEKQREKRWIKEAKSFGQFGEKWLTNATMADSTRAMRRSIFERELMPVWRNRLLTEIKPDDLRAHCGKIVERGAPATGIHVRDILKQIYGFAILHGEKVANPADDVGPASIATFTPKDRALSPAEIRIMFKQLEHIATLPTIRLGMKLYLLTMVRKSELQDAVWDEIDLDNAVWTIPKERMKRSKPHNVYLCRQTLDIMIALKTCSGNSRYLLPSRYDADAPMSRATFNRVTYAVVEQAKKEGLPLEPFTVHDLRRTGSTLLNELGSNSDWVEKCLAHEDGRSSRGVYNKAEYEVQRRHMMRQWADTVDAWIDGRKYAPTLLPQAMPLMELDPAL; from the coding sequence ATGTTGACCGATGCAGCACTCAAGTCTTTGAAACCAAAAGCCAAAATGTATAAGGTTTCCGATCGTGACGGCATGTATGTGCGCGTCGCGCCGTCGGGCGCCATCTCATTCAGCCTCGACTATCGGCTGAACGGCAGGCGGGAGACCGTGTATCTCGGCAGATATGCCCGTGACGGAATATCGCTCGCCAGGGCTCGCGAGCTATGCATCGACGCGCGGCGCGCGATCACCGAGGGGCGGTCTCCCGCCATCGAGAAGCAGCGCGAGAAGCGCTGGATCAAGGAAGCAAAGAGTTTCGGCCAGTTCGGCGAGAAGTGGCTGACCAACGCGACCATGGCCGACAGCACGCGCGCGATGCGTCGCTCTATCTTCGAACGCGAACTCATGCCCGTCTGGCGAAATCGTCTACTGACAGAGATCAAACCGGATGATCTACGCGCTCACTGCGGCAAGATCGTCGAACGGGGTGCTCCTGCAACTGGTATCCATGTGCGTGATATCCTTAAGCAGATCTACGGTTTTGCCATTCTCCACGGCGAGAAGGTCGCCAATCCGGCCGATGACGTCGGTCCAGCCTCGATCGCTACCTTTACGCCAAAGGACCGCGCGCTTTCGCCGGCAGAGATTCGCATCATGTTCAAGCAACTCGAGCATATTGCGACGTTGCCAACGATCCGCCTCGGTATGAAGCTCTACCTGCTCACCATGGTCCGGAAGAGCGAGTTGCAGGATGCAGTTTGGGACGAGATCGATTTGGACAACGCCGTCTGGACCATCCCGAAGGAGCGCATGAAGCGGTCGAAGCCGCACAACGTCTACCTGTGCCGACAGACGTTGGACATCATGATTGCGCTCAAGACCTGCTCCGGCAACTCCCGATATCTTTTGCCGTCCCGGTACGATGCGGACGCGCCGATGTCGCGCGCGACTTTCAATCGGGTCACCTATGCTGTCGTCGAACAGGCCAAGAAGGAGGGGCTACCGCTGGAGCCTTTCACGGTCCATGATCTGCGGCGGACGGGCTCGACGCTACTAAATGAGCTGGGCTCTAACAGCGACTGGGTCGAGAAGTGCCTGGCGCACGAGGATGGGCGTTCGTCGCGCGGCGTCTATAACAAGGCCGAGTATGAGGTGCAGCGTCGGCATATGATGCGGCAGTGGGCGGATACCGTGGACGCCTGGATCGACGGCCGGAAGTATGCCCCCACGCTCTTGCCGCAAGCTATGCCCTTGATGGAGCTTGATCCCGCCCTTTGA
- a CDS encoding AlpA family phage regulatory protein, whose protein sequence is MAKIETTQIRRTIRRQQLREMVPMADSTIYEMEQRGEFPRRFALSPRCIVWDLAEVEAWLTARRAAPIRRAQHPDVSKRKSRPVKGRDQAPSRA, encoded by the coding sequence ATGGCAAAGATCGAAACTACGCAAATTCGGAGAACAATCCGGCGGCAGCAGTTGCGTGAGATGGTGCCGATGGCTGACAGCACTATTTATGAAATGGAGCAGCGTGGCGAGTTCCCCCGTCGGTTCGCGCTCTCGCCGCGCTGTATCGTATGGGACTTGGCCGAGGTTGAGGCTTGGCTCACGGCACGGCGGGCTGCGCCGATCCGGCGTGCCCAACATCCTGATGTTTCCAAGCGTAAATCCCGCCCGGTCAAAGGGCGGGATCAAGCTCCATCAAGGGCATAG
- a CDS encoding type IV toxin-antitoxin system AbiEi family antitoxin domain-containing protein, protein MTDIGVPRCYLSRMCDEGLLVKVAYGLYRAALSDAA, encoded by the coding sequence TTGACCGATATTGGAGTCCCTCGTTGTTACCTGTCTCGCATGTGCGACGAGGGGCTGCTCGTAAAGGTGGCTTATGGACTTTACCGGGCTGCACTTTCTGATGCTGCTTGA
- a CDS encoding LysR family transcriptional regulator codes for MSREQQLRGVEYAELVAFLAVARDRSFRQAADALAVSPSAISHTLRALEDRLGTKLVNRTTRSVSLTDAGRQLERRLAPAFADIEGAVQEAAAGADKPAGTLRLTVPRVAAQMVLSPILGQFLADYPNIRLEITVDDALVDSVADGFDAGIRLDERVRRDMEAVPVSGALRGVVVGSPAYLAVAGVPTTPEALSHHRWLNYRLPFSGRLLPWEFSRAGKEVALSLDGPLTTNDVDLLIAAALDGAGLACITEATITDHLDAGRLVRLLDDWCPPFPGWTLYYPRNRHIPPPLRAFIDFLTAQATAATA; via the coding sequence ATGAGCAGGGAGCAGCAATTGCGCGGAGTTGAATATGCCGAGCTGGTGGCCTTTCTGGCCGTCGCGCGCGATCGAAGCTTTCGTCAGGCGGCGGACGCCTTGGCCGTTTCCCCATCAGCGATCAGTCACACGTTACGCGCCCTTGAAGACCGCCTGGGTACCAAGCTCGTCAACCGCACCACGCGCAGCGTCTCGCTGACCGATGCCGGCCGTCAGCTGGAACGACGGCTTGCACCGGCCTTCGCCGACATCGAGGGAGCGGTGCAGGAGGCTGCGGCCGGCGCCGACAAGCCCGCCGGCACGTTGCGTCTGACCGTGCCGCGGGTGGCAGCGCAGATGGTGCTGTCCCCGATCCTCGGTCAGTTTCTGGCCGACTATCCCAATATTCGCCTGGAGATTACGGTGGATGACGCCTTGGTCGACAGCGTCGCCGACGGGTTCGATGCCGGTATTCGCCTGGACGAGCGCGTCCGCCGTGACATGGAGGCGGTTCCGGTAAGCGGCGCCTTGCGCGGTGTAGTCGTTGGCTCCCCGGCATATCTTGCGGTCGCCGGCGTGCCGACCACGCCGGAGGCGTTGTCCCATCACCGCTGGCTCAATTACCGGCTGCCGTTCAGCGGACGGTTGCTGCCGTGGGAGTTTTCGCGAGCGGGGAAAGAGGTGGCGCTATCACTGGACGGCCCGCTGACGACGAATGACGTGGACCTGTTGATCGCGGCCGCGCTCGATGGCGCCGGTCTGGCCTGTATCACCGAAGCGACGATCACTGACCATCTTGATGCCGGGCGCCTGGTACGCCTGCTCGATGACTGGTGCCCGCCATTTCCAGGCTGGACACTTTATTACCCGCGGAACCGTCACATACCACCGCCGCTACGGGCGTTCATCGACTTTCTTACCGCGCAGGCAACCGCTGCGACAGCATGA
- a CDS encoding SDR family NAD(P)-dependent oxidoreductase, whose product MTKTVGRLDGKVALVTGAGSGIGEAAALRFSREGAAVALAGRREAPLDEVARTIEREGGRAITVPTDVSDERAVEALIAQVENALGPLDMAFNNAGILGPFKPIMELSAADFDEVVGTNLRGVWLLARAEIRAMTASGRRGSIVNTSSFVAEAATPGTSAYAASKAGLNALVRALALEVGPQGIRVNNVAPGVIRTPMSAGLSDDFYEALANNAALKRLGEPRDVADVAVWLCTEEARFITGQTIRADGGFAIPGLR is encoded by the coding sequence ATGACGAAGACAGTCGGCAGGTTGGATGGCAAAGTCGCACTGGTGACAGGCGCAGGAAGCGGAATCGGCGAAGCCGCTGCGCTCCGCTTTTCGCGCGAAGGCGCCGCCGTGGCGCTCGCCGGTCGCCGAGAAGCCCCTTTGGACGAGGTCGCGCGCACGATCGAGCGCGAGGGCGGCAGGGCGATCACGGTCCCGACCGATGTCTCTGACGAACGTGCGGTCGAGGCATTGATCGCGCAGGTGGAAAATGCGCTGGGACCGCTGGACATGGCTTTCAACAATGCCGGTATCCTTGGACCGTTCAAGCCGATCATGGAACTCTCCGCCGCAGACTTCGACGAAGTGGTGGGCACGAACCTGCGCGGCGTATGGCTGCTTGCGCGCGCGGAGATCCGCGCCATGACGGCGTCCGGTCGACGCGGCAGTATCGTAAACACGTCGTCGTTTGTGGCCGAGGCCGCAACGCCTGGCACATCGGCATATGCCGCGAGCAAGGCCGGGCTGAATGCGCTCGTGCGCGCCCTGGCTCTCGAAGTCGGACCTCAGGGCATCCGGGTCAACAACGTCGCCCCCGGCGTCATCCGGACGCCGATGTCGGCCGGGCTGAGTGATGACTTTTACGAGGCGCTCGCCAACAATGCGGCGCTCAAGCGCCTGGGCGAGCCCCGCGACGTGGCCGATGTCGCGGTGTGGCTCTGCACGGAGGAGGCGCGCTTCATCACGGGTCAAACCATCCGTGCCGACGGCGGCTTCGCGATCCCGGGACTGCGCTGA
- a CDS encoding NAD(P)/FAD-dependent oxidoreductase — protein sequence MQNDFEVAIVGGGPAGLSAALVLGRARRRAILIDGGSPRNAAAPAMHSFLSRDGILPGDFRAICHDELAAYSTIVRRADVVADIRSTGQGFEVVMGDDTVTSRKVILALGLVDTLPDIEGLGENWGKGVHACPYCDGYEHRDRHWGVLADQPEVLDYVLFLRGWTDHMTVFARPGDVSAERHDALRQRGIRLVGGAIARVVGGDGHSLRGVELADGSDHQVGSLWVRPVQSQAPLVGRLGLRLREDGAIWRDERGETSVPGLSAAGDCAAGPVQQAILAAADGARTAFPVVHALVTAGL from the coding sequence ATGCAGAATGATTTCGAAGTCGCCATTGTCGGCGGCGGCCCCGCGGGCCTATCCGCCGCATTGGTGCTCGGCCGGGCGCGCCGGCGCGCGATCCTTATCGACGGCGGCAGCCCTCGCAATGCAGCCGCGCCCGCCATGCACAGTTTCCTGTCGCGCGACGGCATTTTGCCGGGGGACTTCCGCGCCATCTGTCACGACGAACTGGCGGCCTATTCCACCATCGTGCGCCGTGCCGACGTCGTAGCCGACATCCGCAGCACCGGCCAGGGGTTCGAGGTCGTCATGGGGGATGACACGGTCACGAGCCGCAAGGTTATCCTCGCCCTCGGCCTCGTGGACACGCTCCCCGACATCGAAGGTCTGGGCGAGAACTGGGGCAAGGGTGTTCATGCCTGTCCCTACTGCGACGGCTACGAACATCGTGATCGACATTGGGGCGTCCTCGCGGATCAGCCCGAGGTTCTGGATTACGTCTTGTTCCTGCGCGGGTGGACCGATCATATGACGGTATTCGCACGGCCCGGCGACGTGAGCGCTGAACGGCACGACGCGCTTCGTCAACGCGGCATTCGTCTCGTTGGCGGAGCCATCGCCAGGGTCGTCGGCGGTGACGGACATTCGCTGCGGGGCGTCGAACTTGCAGACGGGTCCGACCATCAGGTGGGGTCACTGTGGGTGCGGCCGGTACAGAGCCAGGCGCCCCTGGTCGGCAGGCTCGGGCTGCGTCTACGCGAAGACGGCGCCATCTGGCGGGACGAGCGCGGCGAGACCTCCGTCCCCGGTCTATCGGCGGCGGGGGACTGTGCGGCAGGGCCGGTGCAACAGGCGATACTCGCGGCGGCCGATGGAGCGAGAACAGCTTTCCCCGTGGTCCATGCGCTCGTGACGGCTGGACTTTGA
- a CDS encoding glutathione S-transferase family protein: MKLYELDWALYPRRIGIYLAEKGMEGIERIAFDAMDEGSGKRLKALSALGTVPVLETEGGCRIRSSIAILEYLEERFPEPDMIGHTPEERALTRELMSVADEAALHLGIWCHKGSPVFAGAEEQSEDAARFAAHSYRRQLDRLDLLLRETGGPFLGGDRISLADCVAMATLEFAEGAYGVPLPQELERLGAWYTRFKERPSACCPPYPAAFLERAYGLPQHSRCWPV, from the coding sequence GTGAAGCTTTATGAACTGGACTGGGCACTCTATCCGCGCCGGATAGGCATCTATCTTGCCGAGAAGGGGATGGAGGGCATCGAGCGCATTGCGTTCGATGCGATGGATGAAGGATCGGGCAAAAGGCTCAAGGCCTTGAGCGCGTTGGGCACGGTCCCGGTTCTGGAAACCGAAGGCGGTTGCCGCATTCGGTCTTCCATCGCGATCCTTGAATATCTCGAAGAGCGGTTTCCCGAGCCCGACATGATCGGCCACACGCCGGAAGAACGGGCGCTCACCCGCGAGCTGATGAGTGTGGCGGACGAAGCGGCGCTGCACCTGGGAATCTGGTGCCACAAGGGCAGCCCGGTCTTTGCGGGCGCGGAGGAGCAGAGTGAGGATGCGGCGCGCTTTGCGGCACATTCCTATCGGCGGCAGCTCGACCGTCTTGATCTGTTGCTCCGCGAGACGGGCGGACCTTTCCTGGGGGGCGACAGGATCAGCCTGGCCGACTGCGTGGCCATGGCGACGCTGGAATTCGCCGAAGGCGCATATGGCGTGCCGCTGCCGCAAGAGTTGGAGAGACTCGGCGCCTGGTACACGCGCTTCAAGGAACGGCCGAGCGCCTGCTGTCCTCCCTATCCGGCAGCGTTCCTGGAGCGCGCCTATGGACTGCCACAGCACAGCCGATGCTGGCCGGTATGA
- a CDS encoding Rrf2 family transcriptional regulator — translation MRPDSRLSRMLHVLLHMACAEGPLTSEQIAAMLGTNAVVVRRTLAGLRDQGYVQSDKGHGGGWRLACDLRRVSLLDIHKAVGGPNLFAIGNASDNPDCAVEKAVNGALTGALEAAEAILLKRLADTSLADLAEDFGAICGSDRKATA, via the coding sequence ATGAGACCTGACAGTCGCCTTTCCCGTATGCTGCACGTCCTTCTCCACATGGCCTGTGCGGAGGGCCCGCTCACGTCCGAGCAGATCGCCGCCATGCTCGGCACGAACGCCGTCGTCGTCCGCAGGACCTTGGCGGGGTTGCGGGACCAGGGCTATGTCCAGTCGGACAAGGGGCATGGCGGGGGCTGGCGCCTGGCCTGCGATCTGCGCCGCGTCTCGCTGCTGGATATCCACAAGGCAGTGGGCGGCCCGAACCTGTTCGCCATAGGCAATGCCTCCGACAATCCCGATTGCGCGGTTGAAAAGGCCGTCAACGGAGCGCTGACCGGAGCCCTCGAGGCGGCGGAAGCGATCTTGTTGAAGCGACTTGCGGACACGTCTCTGGCCGACCTTGCCGAAGACTTCGGCGCCATCTGTGGAAGCGATCGGAAAGCCACCGCCTGA
- a CDS encoding LysR family transcriptional regulator, with product MKIDLNLLPLFLAVAEERNFRAASDRLGVTRSAVSQGIRRLEDAFGTALLMRTTRSVHLTEAGERLRDALTRPFSDIASALEGVAEENEPRGLLRIAATSIAERFLSGSLLASFAAANPGVTIDVTVTDEEFDIVAAGFDAGVRLGEVIEQDMIAVPLGGDQREMVVAAPAYLAAHGAPAHPRDLVHHRCIGWRPASNVAPYRWEFEENDIPFDVAVEPQITTNDLRLMLRTALAGGGVTFALEETFRSFVESGELVPLLDDFLPPFPGFFLYFPQRRNMAPKMRALIEHVRQWR from the coding sequence ATGAAGATCGACTTGAACCTCCTGCCCTTGTTCCTCGCCGTTGCGGAGGAGCGCAACTTTCGCGCCGCGTCCGATCGCCTGGGCGTGACGCGCTCGGCCGTCAGCCAGGGAATACGCCGTCTCGAGGACGCCTTCGGCACGGCGCTCCTGATGCGAACCACACGTTCCGTGCACCTGACCGAGGCCGGCGAACGCCTGCGCGATGCGTTGACGCGGCCCTTCTCGGACATCGCGTCGGCGCTCGAAGGCGTGGCGGAAGAAAACGAACCGCGTGGGCTCCTACGCATCGCCGCGACTTCGATCGCCGAACGGTTCCTGTCCGGCTCGCTGCTCGCCTCGTTCGCAGCGGCCAACCCGGGTGTGACGATCGACGTCACGGTCACGGACGAGGAGTTCGACATCGTCGCCGCCGGCTTCGACGCAGGCGTCCGGCTTGGCGAGGTGATCGAGCAGGACATGATCGCTGTTCCCCTCGGCGGCGACCAGCGCGAGATGGTGGTCGCAGCTCCGGCCTATCTGGCCGCCCACGGCGCTCCGGCGCACCCGCGCGACCTCGTCCATCACCGCTGCATCGGCTGGCGCCCGGCGTCGAATGTCGCGCCCTACCGATGGGAATTCGAGGAGAACGACATCCCCTTCGACGTGGCGGTCGAGCCCCAGATCACCACCAACGACCTGCGCCTGATGCTACGCACCGCGCTTGCGGGAGGCGGCGTCACCTTCGCGTTGGAGGAAACCTTCCGGTCGTTCGTGGAGAGCGGTGAACTCGTGCCCCTGCTGGATGATTTCCTGCCGCCATTCCCCGGCTTCTTTCTCTACTTCCCCCAGCGTCGCAACATGGCGCCTAAAATGCGCGCCCTGATCGAGCATGTCAGACAGTGGAGGTAA
- a CDS encoding glutathione S-transferase N-terminal domain-containing protein, with product MLLYQFRKGTNPRRVIIYLSEKGIDVPRYELDYENKEHRSEKYRAINPSGRAPTLVTDAGLAITDSAAIVEYLEELHPERPMIGADAASRARVRSLERLSADLVARGQLWLWNQTDAFPGKEPAPSRDAADRIFRYITELLDVLEKEIGEHAFIAGPTPTIADFTAFPIFQTARERFDLAFGNDHPRLDSWYKRFRDRPSADY from the coding sequence ATGCTACTCTACCAATTCCGCAAGGGCACCAACCCGCGCCGCGTGATCATCTACCTGTCCGAGAAAGGCATCGATGTCCCGCGCTACGAACTCGACTATGAGAACAAGGAGCACCGCTCCGAGAAGTACCGCGCCATCAATCCATCCGGCCGCGCGCCGACCCTGGTGACCGATGCCGGTCTCGCGATTACGGACTCGGCGGCGATCGTCGAGTATCTCGAGGAACTGCATCCCGAGCGCCCGATGATCGGCGCTGATGCGGCCTCGCGCGCCCGGGTGCGCTCGCTCGAGCGTCTTTCCGCCGACCTCGTGGCGCGCGGCCAGCTGTGGCTGTGGAACCAGACCGACGCGTTCCCCGGCAAGGAGCCTGCGCCGTCGCGCGATGCCGCCGACCGAATTTTCCGCTACATCACCGAGCTGCTGGACGTGCTGGAGAAGGAGATCGGCGAGCACGCGTTCATTGCCGGCCCGACGCCGACGATCGCCGACTTCACCGCCTTCCCGATCTTCCAGACGGCGCGCGAGCGGTTCGACCTTGCCTTCGGCAACGATCATCCGCGGCTGGACAGCTGGTACAAGCGCTTTCGTGACCGGCCAAGCGCGGACTACTGA
- a CDS encoding VOC family protein codes for MILKTYTRIFTTDLDATVATLKAVHGTEPHFRLDFDPWTLVGIGDVLAVGGTEEALEPIRGSLGPWIVEDIDDAKARLLALGSTVLRDIEDVPTGRMMYMKHVDGSVVEYVQWTPELAEQHIFAPLRAGTPASQI; via the coding sequence ATGATCCTCAAGACCTACACCCGTATCTTCACGACGGACCTCGACGCGACCGTCGCCACGCTCAAGGCGGTCCATGGCACCGAGCCGCATTTCAGGCTCGACTTCGATCCCTGGACGCTCGTCGGAATCGGCGACGTGCTCGCCGTCGGCGGAACGGAGGAGGCGCTGGAGCCGATCCGCGGCAGCCTCGGCCCCTGGATCGTGGAGGACATCGACGACGCGAAAGCCAGGCTTCTGGCGCTGGGTTCTACGGTGCTGCGCGACATCGAGGACGTGCCCACCGGCCGCATGATGTACATGAAGCACGTCGACGGCAGCGTGGTCGAGTACGTCCAGTGGACTCCTGAGCTGGCCGAGCAGCACATCTTCGCACCGCTGCGCGCCGGCACGCCAGCCTCGCAGATCTGA
- a CDS encoding alpha/beta hydrolase, producing MATRREILAGSLTVAAMGTLMPATAMATDPAQPVGQPVSIRTRDGLALSAMSYGDAAAPPIIFVHGLSQSRLCWDRQLVAELAHHRLITFDLRGHGDSDKPTQPEAYADGARWADDLAAVIEQTGSRGAILVGWSFGGLVIGHYLRRHGTGAVAGVNLVDAVTSFDPQFRTEESGHWGARLASPDLDVRSEAIARFLSLCFAKLPPKTDLDRMLAYNGMVPRAVHLGLGSIEANGLDEGYARVPRILLSHGARDALVRPGMSRRMLIVNPRSNLSIYPEAGHSPFYEDAARFNRELAAFSRL from the coding sequence ATGGCGACCAGACGGGAAATTTTAGCAGGCTCACTGACCGTCGCGGCCATGGGCACGCTGATGCCGGCCACAGCCATGGCCACAGACCCCGCCCAGCCGGTCGGCCAGCCTGTCTCCATCCGAACGAGGGATGGCCTGGCCTTGTCCGCCATGAGCTACGGCGATGCGGCCGCGCCGCCGATCATCTTCGTTCACGGTCTCAGCCAAAGCCGACTGTGCTGGGATCGCCAGCTGGTCGCAGAGCTCGCGCACCACCGCCTGATCACCTTCGACCTGCGAGGGCACGGAGACTCCGATAAGCCGACTCAACCTGAAGCCTATGCCGACGGCGCCCGCTGGGCCGATGACCTGGCCGCCGTGATCGAGCAGACTGGTTCGCGAGGCGCCATCCTTGTAGGCTGGTCGTTCGGCGGCCTGGTGATCGGGCATTATCTGCGCCGCCACGGTACGGGCGCAGTAGCTGGCGTCAATCTGGTCGATGCGGTCACGTCGTTCGACCCACAGTTCCGCACCGAGGAGTCCGGCCATTGGGGCGCCCGTCTCGCCTCGCCGGACCTCGACGTTCGGTCCGAAGCGATCGCCCGCTTCCTCTCACTGTGCTTCGCCAAGCTTCCGCCCAAGACCGACCTCGATCGCATGCTCGCCTATAACGGCATGGTCCCTCGGGCCGTTCACCTTGGCTTGGGGTCGATCGAGGCCAACGGGCTGGACGAAGGCTATGCGCGCGTGCCCCGCATCCTGCTGAGCCATGGCGCCCGCGACGCCCTCGTGCGCCCCGGCATGTCGCGTCGCATGCTCATCGTGAACCCCAGATCGAACCTCTCGATCTATCCGGAAGCCGGTCACTCACCCTTCTACGAGGATGCTGCACGCTTCAATCGCGAACTGGCAGCCTTCTCCCGGCTCTAA
- a CDS encoding TetR/AcrR family transcriptional regulator, giving the protein MSELRQGSFLVVSKKGKGGAGGRPASFEREAAVRTALDLFRARGYEGVSIADLTAAIGVAPPSLYHAFGSKAGLFEEAVALYERGEAGLDLDKLADATTLAEWARGLLEAGAENVTKSNRGCLISSGMIVSHPDNRAVSERLADRRATFRRAIGEHLLRWLPASDAHDLARYLATVLQGLSIQARDGATMEELRPTIDLALLAVEQKAVDLKASTAVGMDPLITT; this is encoded by the coding sequence ATGAGCGAACTCAGGCAAGGGTCATTTTTAGTGGTCAGTAAAAAAGGTAAGGGAGGTGCTGGCGGTCGACCGGCCAGCTTCGAACGGGAAGCGGCGGTGCGTACGGCGTTGGACCTGTTCCGGGCTCGCGGTTATGAGGGTGTGTCGATCGCCGACCTTACGGCCGCGATCGGCGTGGCCCCCCCGAGCCTCTACCATGCGTTCGGCAGCAAGGCCGGCCTGTTCGAGGAAGCGGTGGCGCTCTACGAGCGCGGTGAGGCCGGCCTCGACCTGGACAAGCTGGCGGATGCGACGACGCTCGCGGAATGGGCTCGCGGCCTGCTGGAAGCAGGCGCGGAGAATGTCACGAAGAGCAACAGGGGGTGTCTGATCTCGAGCGGCATGATCGTGTCCCACCCCGACAATCGGGCGGTTTCAGAGAGGCTGGCCGACCGCCGGGCGACCTTCCGACGGGCGATCGGAGAGCATCTGCTCCGCTGGCTGCCGGCGTCGGATGCCCATGATCTCGCCCGCTATCTCGCTACGGTTCTGCAGGGCCTCTCGATACAGGCGCGGGACGGCGCGACGATGGAGGAACTTCGTCCCACCATCGATCTGGCGCTCTTGGCTGTAGAACAAAAGGCGGTAGATCTGAAGGCAAGTACGGCCGTTGGCATGGACCCATTGATCACGACTTAG
- a CDS encoding TetR/AcrR family transcriptional regulator, with protein MGLQAKKSDRAPRSDAAANRERIIEVAGVMFRAGERTVSLEAVAKRAGVGIGTLYRHFASREALAGAVYRKEVEELVSLAGTADRTDDAPAALRKWLRATVDFVATKKGMAEALSWSARMPADLATYTSDRLTSSVEDLLRDALREGRSRSTITAQELLRVLVALCYEFDEPGWQARVIALLDVFLDGLLLTSQPATR; from the coding sequence GTGGGGCTCCAGGCAAAGAAATCAGACAGGGCGCCTCGGTCGGATGCCGCCGCCAATCGTGAGCGCATCATCGAAGTGGCCGGCGTGATGTTTCGCGCCGGTGAGCGGACGGTGAGCCTCGAAGCCGTCGCCAAGCGTGCGGGGGTCGGCATCGGGACGCTCTATCGCCACTTCGCCTCGCGCGAGGCACTGGCGGGGGCGGTATACCGAAAGGAAGTAGAAGAGCTGGTCTCACTGGCGGGCACGGCGGACCGCACCGATGATGCTCCCGCTGCCCTGCGCAAGTGGCTGCGCGCCACGGTCGACTTCGTCGCCACCAAAAAAGGAATGGCCGAAGCGCTAAGCTGGTCGGCGCGGATGCCGGCCGATCTCGCAACCTATACCAGCGACCGCCTCACCAGTAGCGTGGAGGATCTGCTGCGTGATGCCTTGCGGGAGGGACGGTCGCGGAGCACGATCACCGCGCAGGAACTGCTGCGCGTATTGGTCGCGCTTTGCTACGAATTCGACGAGCCGGGCTGGCAAGCCCGTGTCATAGCGCTGCTGGACGTCTTTCTGGACGGACTACTTCTCACGTCGCAGCCGGCGACGCGCTGA